The DNA sequence CCGACGCCACCTGATCGGCGAAGAGCATGATCGTATCCACGTCGGAATCGTTCAAGGAGCGGCGGCTGGATTTGTTGTCGATGCCGAAGACGCCGACGGCCTCGCCCTTGACCGCGATGGGACAGAGGATGAAGCTCCGGGAGCGGAGCGGCTCCAGGCTGTTGTAAGGGGCTTGCAGGTGGTACTCTTCGGGATAGCGGGAGATGTCGTCCACCAGGAAGACCTTTCTCTCGGCCAGACACTTGTGGATCACGCCGATCCTCCCGTCGAGGGGCAGCGTCACGCCGGCGGCGTCGAAACCATCCGTGCCGGCGGTCGTGACGAAACGGAGCTCCGTGCCATTCTGGACCATGAGGATGTTGACCCGTTCATAGCCCAGCACCTCGTGAAGCCCCGCGGCGCACAGCCGCAGGATTTCATCCAGGTCGAGGGACATCTGCAGCTTGCTGCTGATCTGGTGGAAGTTTTTGATGTTGTTGTCCAAGACCTTGTAACGGTTCTCGAATATCTCCTTCTGGGAGGCGACCTCCCTGTGGAGGGCATCCAGTTCCGTGGCCCGCTCGCGCAGTTCGTCGTCGTTCTGGCCGATCAGGTAGCCCAGGCCGGCCAGGACGATGGCGGTCCCGAGCCCCATGTAGTTGTACATGGCGAGGTGTTCGGGCGAAGCGAAGATATCGGCGGAAATCTGCCCCAACAGCGGCTTCCCGCTATCGTAAAACAAGAGCATGCGGATGATGATCCAGCCGATAGGGGCACTGCTGCCGAGCAGGAAACCGGACAGCGCCAATGCCTTGGAGCGTTTTTTCGCGATGAGTTCTTTACGCACGATGGTTGTCTCTCACTTTTCCGCGGCAAACTTTTCGTCGATGGAGTGGTAAATCTCCTCCATTGCCTTCTCGGCATCGTCGCTGTTATAGGCAATGATATTCTTGAGGTGGGTATAGGAATCCAGATCTATCTTCTCGAAGGTGAACGCGATACCGTTCTCGGCCTCCCGGCTTACCTTGCCGCTGAAGCCGACAAACAGTTCGGGGGACGTCCCCGTCAGGACGATGGTGATTTCCACCGGTTCCCCTTCCGGCAAACGCTCCTCGGTGATGAGCAGCATGCCGCTCATGCTGAGGTTCTCCACATTGCCGTAAAACTGGCGGTCCGCCGTCTTGACGGTGGCATTGACCCGAAAAGGGACGCGGGAAAACTTTCTCGTACTACTCATGGGAGTGTCTCCTGAATTCGTGCCGACGCGGCCGGCGCATCCACAGCTACCGACCGCACCCGGCATGTCGTTGTGCCGAACGGCTCCTTCGGTCAGTCCTCGAAGTTGCCTTCCGGCCCCTTGTCGCCGGCAATGGATTTCGCCCGCTCCACGATCTGCTCCCTGGTCCAGTGGGCGGGGTCCTCCACCTGGCTCCCCTTGGGGCCGAGGTCGTGGGAGCCGGCCTTGAGGATCGCCTCCAGGGCCAGCGGCGCCGTATCCCGACTGTTGAGCACCTCGGTCATCATCTTGTAGGCGAACTCCTCGACCCGTTTGGCCATGCGTTCCCTGATCGCCTTCGGCTGTGCCAGGAGTTTGTTCTCAAAGGGGAGGTTCAGGTTCTTGTAGTCCCCCTTCTTCCACCCTTTGGAGTCGGCATAGGCAACCATCTCGGCCCACAACTCCTCGGTCACCCCCTCGCCCGGCACCTTGATGAAGTTGCCGTTTCCGTCCAGTTGGGCGTTGCCGTAGTCGTTCACCTCCAACCCCCAGGAGATCATCTGCAGGGCGGTGGCCACATTGGCCTTGGTGGTGGCGGTCTTCTGGGCGATCTCCCGCAGGCGCTCGGAACTGTTGCCCGAGGTGCCGTGCTGGGCGCCGCTCAACTTGTAGGGGGCCAGGGCGTGGTGGATGTCGGCGGTAAGAGCGACCTGGATGCCGGCGTCGCTCGCTTCCAGGCCGTGGGTGGTCCCGTTGTTCAGGGCGATCCAGTCGGGGAAGATCTCATGGGCGTTCAGCCCCTGGATCAGGAACTTGGCCTCGGGGACGGTGGAAAGCCCCTCTTTCCCTTTGATCTCGCCCACCTCGGTCTCAAGCCCGGCCCATGCGGGGATAAACGGGTTGATCTCCAGGTTGGCCAGCAGATTCTGATCGTCGGGGAGATGGGAGGCGTCGATGGCGATGGAGGTGATCCCCGCCTCGAACATGGTCGGGACCTCCACCTTGGCTGCCGTCAGGTCCTTGTCGTTCTTGATCCCGTAGTGGTCGGCGTGGATGGCGACTGGCACGGTGATCCCCAGTTCGTTGCAGAGGGCATCGACGATACGGGCTATGTTCCAGTAGTTGACGGCGCAGTAGGCTTTCTGCCCACCCTCGGACTTGGCGATCTCGATGATAAGCGGTGCATTGGCGCGCTGGGCGGCGGCAAGTGCTCCGCGGATGACGAAGTAGTTGCGGCCGTTGGCGGCCAGCGCCACCGCCTTGCCCTTGGCGAGCATGGCCCGGTCAATGACCTTGCCGCTGACGATCAGTGCCTTGGAGTTGGGAAAGAGACCACAGATAGTGGGGGGACGCCCCACCT is a window from the Oryzomonas sagensis genome containing:
- a CDS encoding PilZ domain-containing protein gives rise to the protein MSSTRKFSRVPFRVNATVKTADRQFYGNVENLSMSGMLLITEERLPEGEPVEITIVLTGTSPELFVGFSGKVSREAENGIAFTFEKIDLDSYTHLKNIIAYNSDDAEKAMEEIYHSIDEKFAAEK
- a CDS encoding class II fructose-bisphosphate aldolase — translated: MAYAADFEKALQVGRPPTICGLFPNSKALIVSGKVIDRAMLAKGKAVALAANGRNYFVIRGALAAAQRANAPLIIEIAKSEGGQKAYCAVNYWNIARIVDALCNELGITVPVAIHADHYGIKNDKDLTAAKVEVPTMFEAGITSIAIDASHLPDDQNLLANLEINPFIPAWAGLETEVGEIKGKEGLSTVPEAKFLIQGLNAHEIFPDWIALNNGTTHGLEASDAGIQVALTADIHHALAPYKLSGAQHGTSGNSSERLREIAQKTATTKANVATALQMISWGLEVNDYGNAQLDGNGNFIKVPGEGVTEELWAEMVAYADSKGWKKGDYKNLNLPFENKLLAQPKAIRERMAKRVEEFAYKMMTEVLNSRDTAPLALEAILKAGSHDLGPKGSQVEDPAHWTREQIVERAKSIAGDKGPEGNFED